The proteins below come from a single Tachypleus tridentatus isolate NWPU-2018 chromosome 13, ASM421037v1, whole genome shotgun sequence genomic window:
- the LOC143240893 gene encoding palmitoyltransferase ZDHHC23-B-like isoform X4 yields MQKQNVLCCCEYVNNKGERSHLMGFCCDCEALDESFDRLITCKSVRLDSCSRIMDTVADRLRLPWCDGLNCCIGAKNHRYFIIGLFALIIACCYGANLTLTTICHPKLMWGTILLPDNCNDVYGDIHIAICFVSAIYALLIAALAFLVVCFQLWLICCNTTLQEWRKGYVHHNSQGYISNCWRFWCKQEL; encoded by the exons ATGCAAAAACagaatgttttgtgttgttgcgaatatgttaataataaaggAGAAAGAAGTCATTTAATGGGATTTTGCTGTGATTGTGAAGCTTTAGACGAATCCTTTGATAG attgATAACATGCAAGTCTGTTCGGTTGGATTCCTGTTCAAGAATAATGGACACTGTAGCTGATCGTTTGAGATTACCATGGTGTGATGG GTTAAATTGTTGTATTGGAGCTAAGAATCACCGGTATTTTATTATAGGCCTATTTGCATTGATAATAGCCTGTTGCTATGGGGCTAATTTGACACTGACAACAATTTGTCACCCAAAACTGATGTGGGGAACTATATTGTTGCCAGACAACTGTAATGATGTGTATGGTGACATTCA caTTGCCATATGTTTTGTTAGTGCTATCTATGCTCTCCTTATTGCTGCTCTGGCATTTCTTGTGGTTTGTTTCCAACTCTGGCTTATCTGTTGTAATACAACACTTCAAGAGTGGAGAAAAGGATATGTTCACCACAACAGCCAAGGTTACATCTCTAACTGCTGGAGATTTTGGTGTAAACAAGAACTCTGA
- the LOC143240893 gene encoding palmitoyltransferase ZDHHC23-like isoform X3: MQKQNVLCCCEYVNNKGERSHLMGFCCDCEALDESFDRLITCKSVRLDSCSRIMDTVADRLRLPWCDGYGARKIDPDVLLAVILLLTTLFLAAQGLVATIVVFGLLPFLLISIYIKYLRIRPQSYFFLTWTVCSFLFLLGVFQFEVIPYLEILFSENFVLMCFVSVMCVCGYLTNLGPGQPRNIEIHDLQERGGNSISLVISDYESKCKICLIHQPDRCCHCRICNHCVLRQDHHCVCIAICFVSAIYALLIAALAFLVVCFQLWLICCNTTLQEWRKGYVHHNSQGYISNCWRFWCKQEL; the protein is encoded by the exons ATGCAAAAACagaatgttttgtgttgttgcgaatatgttaataataaaggAGAAAGAAGTCATTTAATGGGATTTTGCTGTGATTGTGAAGCTTTAGACGAATCCTTTGATAG attgATAACATGCAAGTCTGTTCGGTTGGATTCCTGTTCAAGAATAATGGACACTGTAGCTGATCGTTTGAGATTACCATGGTGTGATGGGTATGGAGCTAGAAAGATTGATCCAGATGTTTTGCTGGCagttatactgttattaacaaCATTATTTCTTGCTGCACAGGGTTTGGTAGCCACTATTGTAGTTTTTGGACTGTTACCTTTCTTATtgattagtatatatataaaatatttaaggatTCGTCCAcagtcttatttttttttaacatggacAGTgtgttcatttttgtttcttcttggaGTTTTTCAATTTGAAGTCATTCCCTATCTTGAAATACTATTTTCAGAGaactttgttttaatgtgttttgtaagTGTGATGTGTGTTTGTGGCTACTTAACGAACTTAGGCCCTGGACAACCACGAAACATTGAAATTCATGATCTACAAGAAAGAGGAGGCAATTCCATAAGCTTAGTAATATCAGATTATGAATccaaatgtaaaatatgtttaatccACCAACCTGATAGGTGTTGTCACTGTCGTATTTGTAATCACTGTGTACTAAGACAAGATCATCATTGTGTATG caTTGCCATATGTTTTGTTAGTGCTATCTATGCTCTCCTTATTGCTGCTCTGGCATTTCTTGTGGTTTGTTTCCAACTCTGGCTTATCTGTTGTAATACAACACTTCAAGAGTGGAGAAAAGGATATGTTCACCACAACAGCCAAGGTTACATCTCTAACTGCTGGAGATTTTGGTGTAAACAAGAACTCTGA
- the LOC143240893 gene encoding palmitoyltransferase ZDHHC23-like isoform X1 — protein sequence MQKQNVLCCCEYVNNKGERSHLMGFCCDCEALDESFDRLITCKSVRLDSCSRIMDTVADRLRLPWCDGYGARKIDPDVLLAVILLLTTLFLAAQGLVATIVVFGLLPFLLISIYIKYLRIRPQSYFFLTWTVCSFLFLLGVFQFEVIPYLEILFSENFVLMCFVSVMCVCGYLTNLGPGQPRNIEIHDLQERGGNSISLVISDYESKCKICLIHQPDRCCHCRICNHCVLRQDHHCVWLNCCIGAKNHRYFIIGLFALIIACCYGANLTLTTICHPKLMWGTILLPDNCNDVYGDIHIAICFVSAIYALLIAALAFLVVCFQLWLICCNTTLQEWRKGYVHHNSQGYISNCWRFWCKQEL from the exons ATGCAAAAACagaatgttttgtgttgttgcgaatatgttaataataaaggAGAAAGAAGTCATTTAATGGGATTTTGCTGTGATTGTGAAGCTTTAGACGAATCCTTTGATAG attgATAACATGCAAGTCTGTTCGGTTGGATTCCTGTTCAAGAATAATGGACACTGTAGCTGATCGTTTGAGATTACCATGGTGTGATGGGTATGGAGCTAGAAAGATTGATCCAGATGTTTTGCTGGCagttatactgttattaacaaCATTATTTCTTGCTGCACAGGGTTTGGTAGCCACTATTGTAGTTTTTGGACTGTTACCTTTCTTATtgattagtatatatataaaatatttaaggatTCGTCCAcagtcttatttttttttaacatggacAGTgtgttcatttttgtttcttcttggaGTTTTTCAATTTGAAGTCATTCCCTATCTTGAAATACTATTTTCAGAGaactttgttttaatgtgttttgtaagTGTGATGTGTGTTTGTGGCTACTTAACGAACTTAGGCCCTGGACAACCACGAAACATTGAAATTCATGATCTACAAGAAAGAGGAGGCAATTCCATAAGCTTAGTAATATCAGATTATGAATccaaatgtaaaatatgtttaatccACCAACCTGATAGGTGTTGTCACTGTCGTATTTGTAATCACTGTGTACTAAGACAAGATCATCATTGTGTATG GTTAAATTGTTGTATTGGAGCTAAGAATCACCGGTATTTTATTATAGGCCTATTTGCATTGATAATAGCCTGTTGCTATGGGGCTAATTTGACACTGACAACAATTTGTCACCCAAAACTGATGTGGGGAACTATATTGTTGCCAGACAACTGTAATGATGTGTATGGTGACATTCA caTTGCCATATGTTTTGTTAGTGCTATCTATGCTCTCCTTATTGCTGCTCTGGCATTTCTTGTGGTTTGTTTCCAACTCTGGCTTATCTGTTGTAATACAACACTTCAAGAGTGGAGAAAAGGATATGTTCACCACAACAGCCAAGGTTACATCTCTAACTGCTGGAGATTTTGGTGTAAACAAGAACTCTGA
- the LOC143240893 gene encoding palmitoyltransferase ZDHHC23-A-like isoform X2 yields MDTVADRLRLPWCDGYGARKIDPDVLLAVILLLTTLFLAAQGLVATIVVFGLLPFLLISIYIKYLRIRPQSYFFLTWTVCSFLFLLGVFQFEVIPYLEILFSENFVLMCFVSVMCVCGYLTNLGPGQPRNIEIHDLQERGGNSISLVISDYESKCKICLIHQPDRCCHCRICNHCVLRQDHHCVWLNCCIGAKNHRYFIIGLFALIIACCYGANLTLTTICHPKLMWGTILLPDNCNDVYGDIHIAICFVSAIYALLIAALAFLVVCFQLWLICCNTTLQEWRKGYVHHNSQGYISNCWRFWCKQEL; encoded by the exons ATGGACACTGTAGCTGATCGTTTGAGATTACCATGGTGTGATGGGTATGGAGCTAGAAAGATTGATCCAGATGTTTTGCTGGCagttatactgttattaacaaCATTATTTCTTGCTGCACAGGGTTTGGTAGCCACTATTGTAGTTTTTGGACTGTTACCTTTCTTATtgattagtatatatataaaatatttaaggatTCGTCCAcagtcttatttttttttaacatggacAGTgtgttcatttttgtttcttcttggaGTTTTTCAATTTGAAGTCATTCCCTATCTTGAAATACTATTTTCAGAGaactttgttttaatgtgttttgtaagTGTGATGTGTGTTTGTGGCTACTTAACGAACTTAGGCCCTGGACAACCACGAAACATTGAAATTCATGATCTACAAGAAAGAGGAGGCAATTCCATAAGCTTAGTAATATCAGATTATGAATccaaatgtaaaatatgtttaatccACCAACCTGATAGGTGTTGTCACTGTCGTATTTGTAATCACTGTGTACTAAGACAAGATCATCATTGTGTATG GTTAAATTGTTGTATTGGAGCTAAGAATCACCGGTATTTTATTATAGGCCTATTTGCATTGATAATAGCCTGTTGCTATGGGGCTAATTTGACACTGACAACAATTTGTCACCCAAAACTGATGTGGGGAACTATATTGTTGCCAGACAACTGTAATGATGTGTATGGTGACATTCA caTTGCCATATGTTTTGTTAGTGCTATCTATGCTCTCCTTATTGCTGCTCTGGCATTTCTTGTGGTTTGTTTCCAACTCTGGCTTATCTGTTGTAATACAACACTTCAAGAGTGGAGAAAAGGATATGTTCACCACAACAGCCAAGGTTACATCTCTAACTGCTGGAGATTTTGGTGTAAACAAGAACTCTGA